The proteins below come from a single Brevundimonas sp. LM2 genomic window:
- a CDS encoding transposase has protein sequence MSRFVQGADRRQQTLLPECLDDYVAEDNPVRVVDVFVDELDLKRRIEQVAEHIAGYLQDLDTADRHEGEAAEARSGRLVEKIDRLRAQMAMLKAMEAEVEASPDGQVSLTDPDARSMATSGRGSGIVGYNVQSAVEGEHHLIVAHEVVMTGSDREQLASMAGKARNAMGVEALDVLADRGYFSGEEILACETLGVTPYVPKPLTSGAKAAGRFGKQDFVYLPDRDVYRCPAGALLPRHMTTVEKGMTLHRYWDRASCTGCSLKRQCTPSIERRVTRWEHEAVIDALQVRMDLAPRAMRTRRRLVEHPFGTIKAWMGHTHFLTRRLPNVKTEISLHILAYNMKRVMAVLGTKPLMEAIRA, from the coding sequence ATGAGCCGCTTCGTTCAGGGTGCCGATCGCCGGCAGCAGACGCTGCTTCCCGAATGTCTCGACGACTATGTGGCCGAGGATAATCCGGTCCGGGTGGTCGACGTCTTCGTCGATGAGTTGGACCTCAAGCGGCGGATCGAACAGGTGGCCGAGCACATCGCCGGCTATCTGCAGGACCTGGACACGGCGGATCGTCACGAGGGCGAGGCCGCCGAGGCGCGGTCCGGACGGCTGGTCGAGAAGATCGATCGGCTCCGCGCCCAGATGGCGATGCTCAAGGCCATGGAGGCCGAGGTGGAGGCCTCGCCGGACGGCCAGGTCTCCCTGACCGATCCCGACGCCAGATCCATGGCCACGTCCGGCCGGGGCAGCGGCATCGTCGGCTACAACGTCCAGTCCGCCGTCGAAGGCGAGCATCACCTGATCGTGGCCCATGAGGTCGTGATGACGGGGAGCGATCGGGAGCAACTGGCCTCCATGGCGGGCAAGGCCAGGAACGCCATGGGCGTCGAGGCGCTCGATGTGCTGGCCGACCGGGGCTACTTCTCCGGCGAGGAGATCCTCGCCTGCGAGACCCTGGGCGTGACGCCCTATGTGCCCAAGCCGCTGACGTCAGGCGCCAAGGCCGCGGGTCGCTTCGGCAAGCAGGACTTCGTCTACCTGCCCGATCGGGACGTCTACCGCTGCCCGGCCGGGGCGCTGCTGCCGCGCCACATGACGACCGTCGAGAAGGGCATGACCCTGCACCGATACTGGGACCGGGCCAGTTGCACCGGCTGCTCGCTCAAGCGCCAGTGCACCCCCAGCATCGAGCGTCGGGTCACCCGCTGGGAGCATGAGGCGGTGATCGATGCGCTGCAGGTCCGGATGGACCTGGCCCCGCGCGCCATGCGCACCCGACGACGGCTGGTCGAACACCCCTTCGGCACGATCAAGGCCTGGATGGGCCACACCCACTTCCTGACCCGACGCCTCCCCAACGTGAAGACCGAGATCAGCCTCCACATCCTGGCCTACAACATGAAGCGGGTGATGGCGGTGCTCGGAACCAAGCCCCTGATGGAAGCGATCAGGGCCTGA
- a CDS encoding MucR family transcriptional regulator — MPDHDASAILAMTTGIIANFVANNRVSPDELPGLVAAVRKSLSALGDASNTEPDIASAPTKRLTAAAVRKLITPEGVTSLIDGRKFKSLKRHLSKAGYTPQAYREKFGLPSDFPMVHPEHAALRSAVAKATGFGKGAKKPRSALSPAVKLGQAEA, encoded by the coding sequence ATGCCCGACCACGACGCTTCCGCAATCTTGGCGATGACGACGGGCATCATAGCCAACTTCGTCGCCAACAATCGGGTGTCTCCCGACGAACTTCCTGGGCTGGTCGCCGCTGTTCGCAAATCGCTGAGCGCTTTAGGAGACGCCTCGAATACCGAGCCCGATATAGCGTCTGCCCCGACCAAACGTCTCACTGCCGCTGCAGTACGCAAACTCATCACCCCAGAGGGCGTCACCTCTCTGATCGACGGACGGAAGTTCAAGTCGCTCAAGCGTCACCTGTCGAAAGCCGGCTACACACCCCAGGCCTATCGAGAAAAGTTCGGCCTTCCGTCAGACTTCCCGATGGTTCATCCCGAACACGCTGCTTTGCGGTCTGCCGTGGCGAAGGCGACGGGATTTGGGAAGGGCGCGAAAAAGCCAAGGAGCGCGCTGAGTCCGGCGGTCAAGCTAGGTCAAGCCGAGGCGTAG
- a CDS encoding helix-turn-helix domain-containing protein yields MGKKTFTGIAQDVLPLCDPCGISVPGKPGDLIEAEKMRGPRAETFQDELDRLVTREIAAAGTDYGRLAAMVGPLSASLSRALQASTEASAAAVSEMIERAKAASETALPLMPPLLQNKIAYSVDEFAKVLSLGKSTVWRLIKDGDVRAKKIGGRTLIPADQVDRVLSRRE; encoded by the coding sequence TTGGGCAAGAAGACTTTCACCGGCATTGCGCAGGACGTTCTGCCTTTGTGTGATCCATGCGGCATCTCGGTGCCGGGCAAGCCTGGCGATTTGATAGAGGCAGAAAAGATGCGCGGACCGCGGGCCGAAACATTTCAGGACGAGCTTGATCGCCTGGTTACGCGGGAGATCGCAGCGGCAGGGACAGACTATGGTCGCCTGGCTGCAATGGTTGGCCCGCTGTCCGCTTCCCTGTCCAGGGCCCTGCAGGCGTCGACTGAGGCATCGGCTGCGGCGGTTAGCGAGATGATCGAAAGGGCGAAGGCAGCATCCGAAACAGCCCTGCCGTTGATGCCGCCGCTCTTGCAGAACAAGATCGCCTATTCGGTCGATGAGTTCGCCAAGGTGCTCAGCCTCGGGAAATCCACCGTCTGGCGACTGATCAAGGACGGGGATGTGCGAGCCAAGAAAATCGGCGGCCGCACGCTCATTCCGGCCGATCAGGTCGACCGCGTGCTGAGCCGTCGCGAATGA
- a CDS encoding SDR family oxidoreductase, translating into MTRPGRVAGKAALITGAAGGLGQAMGWMLAREGAKVALTDVNLAGVRALADAINAEVPGAAFAYAHDVTDEAVWIDVIAAGVADMGSLSILVNNAGIGGDLKFVETDTLENWRRVQAINVESIMLGCKHAMTHLRDAAPASIVNISSVAGLAAAPGMGAYNATKAAVWMYTKTVALEAAKMDWNVRCNSVHPVFIKTPILDPFIAMAGGDEAKAHERLTRGIPLKRIGEPDDVAWCVLYLASDESKFVTGSEFKIDGGMLAQ; encoded by the coding sequence ATGACGAGACCTGGACGCGTCGCCGGCAAGGCCGCCCTGATCACCGGCGCGGCCGGGGGCCTGGGCCAGGCCATGGGCTGGATGCTGGCCCGCGAGGGCGCGAAGGTCGCCCTGACGGACGTCAATCTGGCCGGCGTCCGGGCCCTGGCCGACGCCATCAACGCCGAGGTGCCGGGCGCGGCCTTCGCCTATGCCCACGACGTCACCGACGAAGCGGTCTGGATCGACGTGATCGCCGCCGGCGTCGCCGACATGGGGTCCCTGTCCATCCTGGTGAACAACGCCGGCATCGGCGGCGATCTGAAGTTCGTCGAGACCGACACGCTGGAGAACTGGCGCCGGGTCCAGGCGATCAATGTTGAGTCGATCATGCTGGGCTGCAAGCACGCGATGACGCATCTGCGCGACGCCGCCCCGGCCTCGATCGTCAACATCTCCTCGGTGGCGGGCCTGGCCGCCGCCCCCGGCATGGGGGCTTACAACGCCACCAAGGCGGCGGTGTGGATGTACACCAAGACCGTCGCGCTGGAGGCCGCCAAGATGGACTGGAACGTGCGCTGCAACTCGGTCCACCCGGTCTTCATTAAGACGCCGATCCTGGACCCCTTCATCGCCATGGCCGGCGGCGACGAGGCCAAGGCCCACGAACGGCTGACGCGGGGCATCCCCCTGAAGCGAATCGGCGAGCCCGACGACGTGGCCTGGTGCGTGCTCTACCTGGCGTCGGACGAGAGCAAGTTCGTCACCGGCTCCGAGTTCAAGATCGACGGCGGCATGCTGGCGCAGTAG
- a CDS encoding 4a-hydroxytetrahydrobiopterin dehydratase has protein sequence MSRPTVSPADAIRSLSGWSIAPGDRPAIARSLTFADFNTAFAFMTRVALKAETMDHHPEWSNVYNRVEVVLTTHDAGGVTELDQTLAGFIDAAALSLGGK, from the coding sequence ATGAGCCGCCCCACCGTTTCCCCCGCCGACGCCATCCGGTCGCTGTCCGGATGGAGCATTGCCCCCGGCGACCGTCCCGCCATCGCGCGATCGCTGACGTTCGCCGACTTCAACACCGCCTTCGCCTTCATGACCCGCGTGGCGCTGAAGGCCGAGACGATGGATCACCATCCCGAGTGGTCGAACGTCTACAACCGCGTCGAGGTCGTGCTGACCACCCACGACGCCGGCGGGGTCACCGAGCTCGACCAGACCCTGGCCGGCTTCATCGATGCGGCCGCCCTGTCCCTGGGAGGGAAATGA
- a CDS encoding Crp/Fnr family transcriptional regulator → MDNLWIAALKPVDRKRLEPHLHETQFRQGDLIYDVGQAVDEVWFPVAGVVSLMTVLPEDRLVETAAIGREGLVGVTCGPLNARAASRAIAQIAGSAFCCPAEVFSDALAESESMRVALAKFTEGLFAQVQQTAACNAQHRLDERLARWLLTLHDRADAARFDLTQADIAGMLGVRRATVSEVGSALENRKLIKRGRGWVEVLDRPALESAACGCYHSIRGVMKDLRLPLPKPPKD, encoded by the coding sequence ATGGACAATCTGTGGATCGCAGCGCTGAAGCCGGTCGACCGTAAACGCCTGGAACCCCATCTGCACGAAACCCAGTTCCGTCAGGGCGACCTGATCTATGACGTCGGCCAGGCGGTGGACGAGGTCTGGTTTCCCGTCGCCGGCGTCGTCAGCCTGATGACCGTGCTGCCCGAGGACCGGCTGGTGGAGACCGCCGCCATCGGCCGCGAAGGCCTGGTGGGGGTCACCTGCGGCCCGCTGAACGCCCGGGCCGCCAGCCGGGCCATCGCCCAGATCGCAGGGTCCGCCTTCTGCTGCCCGGCCGAGGTCTTTTCCGACGCCCTGGCGGAAAGCGAGTCGATGCGTGTCGCCTTGGCCAAATTCACCGAAGGCCTGTTCGCCCAGGTGCAGCAGACCGCCGCCTGCAACGCCCAGCACCGGCTGGATGAACGTCTGGCGCGCTGGCTGCTGACCCTGCACGACCGCGCCGATGCCGCCCGGTTCGACCTGACCCAGGCCGACATCGCCGGCATGCTGGGGGTGCGGCGGGCGACGGTGTCGGAGGTCGGCAGCGCGTTGGAGAACCGGAAACTGATCAAGCGCGGACGCGGCTGGGTCGAGGTGCTGGATCGGCCTGCGCTCGAGTCCGCCGCCTGCGGCTGCTATCATTCCATCCGTGGGGTCATGAAGGATCTGCGCCTGCCCCTGCCCAAGCCTCCCAAAGATTGA
- a CDS encoding class I SAM-dependent methyltransferase: protein MSDTEAPSAQTSPFGFRDVDAREKVRMVRGVFDSVASSYDLMNDLMSGGVHRLWKDAAAAKLNPRPGETILDVAGGTGDMARRYSKMARAAQERRGGDDASVIVLDYNAEMILAGVEKGGEPEMVWTVGDAMALPIPDASVDAYSISFGIRNVSDIAGALKEARRVVKPGGRFLCLEFSRPTAEAVRKAYDAWSFHAIPRIGGWVTKDRDSYQYLVESIRRFPDQATFKAMIEDAGFSRVAVTNLSGGVAAIHFGWAV, encoded by the coding sequence ATGAGCGACACCGAAGCCCCCTCCGCCCAGACCTCGCCGTTCGGATTCCGCGACGTCGATGCGCGCGAAAAGGTGCGGATGGTGCGGGGCGTGTTCGACAGCGTGGCCTCCAGCTACGACCTGATGAACGACCTGATGAGCGGCGGCGTGCATCGGCTGTGGAAGGACGCGGCCGCCGCCAAGCTGAATCCCCGGCCCGGCGAGACCATCCTGGACGTCGCGGGCGGCACCGGCGACATGGCCCGGCGCTATTCCAAGATGGCGCGGGCGGCCCAGGAGCGGCGCGGCGGCGACGACGCCTCGGTGATCGTGCTGGACTACAATGCCGAGATGATCCTGGCGGGGGTCGAGAAGGGCGGGGAGCCGGAGATGGTCTGGACCGTCGGCGACGCCATGGCCCTGCCGATCCCGGACGCCTCGGTCGACGCCTATTCGATCAGTTTCGGCATCCGCAACGTGTCGGACATCGCCGGGGCGCTGAAAGAGGCGCGGCGGGTGGTGAAGCCGGGCGGGCGTTTTCTCTGCCTGGAGTTCTCGCGGCCGACGGCCGAGGCGGTGCGCAAGGCCTATGACGCCTGGTCCTTCCACGCCATTCCCCGCATCGGCGGCTGGGTGACCAAGGATCGCGACAGCTATCAGTATCTGGTCGAAAGCATCCGCCGCTTTCCAGACCAGGCGACGTTCAAGGCCATGATCGAGGACGCCGGCTTCAGCCGCGTCGCCGTGACCAACCTGTCCGGCGGAGTCGCCGCGATCCATTTCGGGTGGGCGGTCTGA
- the ubiB gene encoding 2-polyprenylphenol 6-hydroxylase gives MGGLSLSAAYRVAPAPPPTVPVRDPLGATWRLLRWGGALAKHDALLPRELTPLLPGWARPIAGFIHLFAGQESRDGRPGQRLGRAFETLGPVAIKLGQVMATRADIFGIEFARDLGRLKDKLPPFPTEQARREVERSIGRPVESLFTDFGDPIGAASLAQAHPAWLADGRKVAVKVLRPGVERRVTTGLDAMRLAARMVHRLVPASRRLEPEAFVETVARSMYLELDMRLEAAAASELHDIMDKARADGAHMSAPKVIWDGVGKRVLTLEWAVGMPMTDPETILQPGLDIDALADNVVRAFLVQALDYGTFHADLHEGNLFAYAPAELTAVDFGIIGRLGEGERRYLAEILWGFLTRDYARIARVHFEAGYVPPHHSVEAFAQALRAVGEPVIGRAASQVSMGRLLGQLFEITALFDMHLRPELILLQKTMVSVEGVARRLNPDHDLWSAAQPVVERWITRELGPKAQVRDGLREVWAGARALSRLVQDPPAAQTVVVERAHTPIWMVVGVTAATVMAGAALVLSLWTRIMG, from the coding sequence GTGGGCGGTCTGAGCCTGTCCGCCGCATACCGGGTCGCGCCCGCCCCCCCGCCCACGGTGCCCGTGCGCGATCCCCTGGGGGCGACCTGGCGTCTGCTGCGCTGGGGCGGGGCCCTGGCCAAACACGACGCCCTGCTGCCGCGCGAGCTGACGCCCCTGCTGCCCGGCTGGGCCCGGCCGATCGCCGGCTTCATCCACCTGTTCGCCGGTCAGGAGAGCCGCGACGGGCGTCCGGGCCAGAGGCTGGGCCGGGCGTTCGAGACCCTGGGGCCCGTGGCCATCAAGCTGGGCCAGGTCATGGCCACCCGCGCCGACATCTTCGGCATCGAGTTCGCCCGGGATCTGGGTCGGCTGAAGGACAAGCTGCCGCCGTTCCCGACCGAACAGGCACGGCGCGAGGTCGAGCGCTCGATCGGCCGCCCGGTCGAGAGCCTGTTCACCGATTTCGGCGATCCGATCGGGGCGGCGTCCCTGGCCCAGGCCCACCCGGCCTGGCTCGCCGACGGGCGCAAGGTCGCGGTCAAGGTGCTGCGGCCCGGCGTCGAGCGCCGCGTCACCACCGGGCTGGACGCCATGCGCCTGGCCGCGCGGATGGTGCACCGCCTCGTCCCCGCCTCGCGCCGGCTGGAGCCCGAGGCCTTCGTCGAGACAGTGGCCCGGTCGATGTATCTGGAACTGGACATGCGGCTGGAGGCCGCCGCGGCGTCCGAGCTGCACGACATCATGGACAAGGCCCGCGCCGACGGGGCCCATATGTCGGCGCCCAAGGTGATCTGGGACGGGGTGGGCAAGCGGGTCCTGACGCTGGAATGGGCCGTCGGCATGCCCATGACCGATCCGGAGACGATCCTTCAGCCGGGCCTGGACATCGACGCCCTGGCCGACAATGTCGTGCGCGCCTTCCTGGTCCAGGCGCTGGACTACGGCACCTTTCACGCCGACCTGCACGAGGGCAATCTGTTCGCCTATGCCCCGGCCGAGCTGACCGCGGTCGATTTCGGCATCATCGGCCGGCTGGGGGAAGGCGAGCGGCGCTACCTGGCCGAGATCCTGTGGGGCTTCCTAACGCGCGACTACGCCCGGATCGCCCGGGTGCATTTCGAGGCCGGCTATGTGCCGCCGCACCATTCGGTCGAGGCCTTCGCCCAGGCCCTGCGGGCGGTGGGCGAGCCGGTGATCGGCCGGGCCGCGTCCCAGGTGTCGATGGGCCGGCTGCTGGGCCAGCTGTTCGAGATCACCGCCCTGTTCGACATGCACCTGCGGCCCGAGCTGATCCTGCTGCAGAAGACCATGGTCTCGGTCGAGGGCGTGGCGCGGCGGCTGAACCCGGACCACGACCTGTGGTCGGCGGCCCAGCCGGTGGTCGAGCGCTGGATCACGCGCGAGCTGGGGCCCAAGGCCCAGGTGCGCGACGGGTTGCGGGAGGTCTGGGCCGGGGCCCGGGCCCTGTCGCGGCTGGTGCAGGACCCCCCCGCGGCCCAGACGGTGGTCGTGGAGCGTGCCCATACGCCGATCTGGATGGTCGTCGGCGTCACCGCCGCGACCGTCATGGCCGGGGCCGCCCTTGTTCTGTCGCTTTGGACCCGGATCATGGGCTGA
- a CDS encoding YdbL family protein, with amino-acid sequence MSLRKMFVVGAAVVALGVAAGAAMAQTSAQKATIDAAKAQGVVGEQADGFLGIRTSGADPALQAAVTTTNAARREAYAASARQAGTTPDVAGARMFESQLMPRIATGQWYRNSAGQWVQR; translated from the coding sequence ATGTCTCTTCGCAAGATGTTCGTCGTCGGTGCCGCCGTCGTCGCCCTGGGCGTCGCCGCGGGCGCCGCCATGGCCCAGACTTCGGCGCAGAAGGCCACGATCGATGCCGCCAAGGCCCAGGGCGTCGTCGGCGAGCAGGCTGACGGCTTCCTGGGGATCCGCACCTCGGGCGCCGATCCCGCCCTGCAGGCCGCGGTGACCACCACCAACGCCGCCCGGCGCGAAGCCTATGCCGCCAGCGCCCGGCAGGCCGGCACGACCCCTGACGTCGCCGGAGCGCGGATGTTCGAAAGCCAGTTGATGCCCCGCATCGCCACCGGCCAGTGGTATCGCAACAGCGCCGGACAGTGGGTCCAGCGCTGA
- a CDS encoding YnbE family lipoprotein yields the protein MTLPSRLTRPLLLAMGTAVLLGGCTPTIRLQVDPIQIYAKLDADVRVRLDQELRDLLTENPNLF from the coding sequence ATGACCCTTCCTTCCCGCCTGACCCGGCCCCTGCTGCTGGCGATGGGCACGGCCGTCCTGCTCGGCGGCTGCACCCCGACGATCCGGCTTCAGGTGGATCCGATCCAGATCTATGCCAAGTTGGACGCCGACGTGCGCGTGCGGCTGGATCAGGAACTGCGCGACCTGCTGACCGAAAACCCCAATCTGTTCTAA
- a CDS encoding YdbH domain-containing protein, translated as MTDTPAQPPRETPRGPRRRLAARVAAGLLILLMLVAGVAWLNRRAAAREVLVGWLDRRGIEADVTIQRLELTGFVGRVRIGDASNPDVTVERVEVDYALGLPWSRQGLGVTPSRIRLVRPVVRASWKAGKLSLGSLDPLVEEFTGRPARPDSRGPLMLVEGGRLRLDTEYGPLSLLGDARIDDGQLMRLSARMPAAALKSGATEARGLGGRLELTTTGDRMAVSTDLAAEGLTLAGAEGQGLSLKATGNLPYPDLKTRRGDGRAVLDLALKGRRMTVGDVSTTNADLTLRLNGAVTGWIETFGFTGSSDARLTAGHFASPALSAQNATVVTTAARLNLARSGQGLDARFEGPATLTAAAGRAADFDLTRVALSAPKLTVATRNGRTTAGGSVQASLGRFAFDTLSLDAVSGRMALDYVSDRTEALVLTGGVSARDGRWPLFGPVGPEDVPELAGMKRALGAFTLQATSVRVGSGAAGLAIALTAPARLLPANGGVLTLNPVARPVFAAAPGQRGGGALTLTATRGQGLPDATFAVPDWRLTAGGFQATLDGRAALDFGLARGLTVRTRGVLATNAGRLTYTAQGCLPLTLARLDLEENDVIDVSGRLCPTAGPLVVSQDGRWRATGRIEGIAASAPFLALAFAEATGSVVATGAASGLGLEATIASVSIDDTTRPRRFNTLTGSGSARLADEQWAGSFDLARSGNILGRMTLAHDGLSGTGGVVIDAPSLVFAEGGLQPADLSPLVQDIIRPPATGSAAFTGRIDWREDLPEGSSSGRLVVPGLDFVSPAGPVKGLSGTIDFTRLDPLTTAPGQSLKIATLESIAPLTDMTLAFQLDEAAVAISGGRINAAGGTVSIEPFSLPLDGRPFSGVIVLDRVQLGDLIAGSGFGDKVKLDAVVSGRLPFTRDPQTGVRIVAGSLFAAQPGRLSIQRTALSDLEAGGGGAVPPNTVEDLAYQAMENLAFDVLTADVNSLDEGRVGVLFRIRGRHDPPQRQELRLTLAELISREFLNRPLPLPSNTGIDLTLDTTLNLNQLVSDLLAINRARSGGDTPSDAPNETQP; from the coding sequence GTGACGGACACGCCCGCCCAGCCCCCGCGCGAAACGCCCCGGGGACCGCGTCGTCGCCTGGCGGCGAGGGTCGCCGCCGGGTTACTGATCCTGCTGATGCTCGTCGCCGGCGTCGCCTGGCTGAACCGACGTGCCGCCGCGCGGGAGGTGCTGGTCGGCTGGCTGGACCGCCGCGGGATCGAGGCCGACGTCACCATCCAGCGGCTGGAGCTGACGGGGTTCGTCGGCAGGGTCCGAATCGGTGACGCCTCCAATCCGGACGTCACTGTGGAGAGGGTCGAGGTGGACTATGCGCTGGGCCTGCCCTGGTCGCGACAGGGGCTGGGGGTCACGCCGTCCCGCATCCGCCTGGTGCGGCCGGTCGTCCGCGCCAGCTGGAAGGCCGGCAAACTGTCGCTGGGTTCGCTGGACCCGCTGGTCGAGGAATTCACCGGGCGCCCCGCCCGCCCCGACAGCCGCGGCCCCCTGATGCTGGTCGAGGGCGGGAGGCTTCGGCTCGACACGGAATACGGTCCCCTGTCGCTGCTGGGCGACGCCCGGATCGACGACGGCCAGCTGATGCGGCTGTCGGCCCGCATGCCCGCCGCCGCCCTGAAGAGCGGAGCGACCGAGGCGAGGGGTCTGGGCGGCCGGCTGGAGCTGACCACGACCGGCGATCGTATGGCCGTGAGCACCGACCTCGCGGCCGAGGGTCTGACCCTGGCCGGGGCGGAGGGCCAGGGTCTGTCGCTGAAGGCGACCGGAAACCTGCCCTACCCCGACCTGAAAACGCGCCGCGGCGACGGTCGGGCCGTCCTCGATCTGGCGCTCAAGGGCCGGCGCATGACGGTCGGCGACGTCAGCACCACCAACGCCGACCTCACGCTCAGGCTGAACGGTGCCGTCACCGGCTGGATCGAGACCTTCGGCTTCACGGGATCGTCGGATGCGCGCCTGACCGCCGGTCACTTCGCCAGCCCCGCCCTGTCGGCGCAAAACGCCACCGTCGTCACGACCGCGGCCCGGCTGAACCTGGCGCGGAGCGGTCAAGGCCTGGACGCGCGGTTCGAAGGTCCGGCGACCCTGACCGCCGCCGCAGGCCGCGCCGCCGATTTCGACCTGACCCGCGTGGCGCTCTCCGCGCCCAAACTGACCGTGGCGACGCGAAACGGTCGCACGACCGCCGGCGGCAGCGTTCAGGCATCGCTGGGGCGCTTCGCCTTCGACACCCTGTCGCTCGACGCCGTGTCGGGGCGGATGGCGTTGGACTATGTCTCGGATCGGACCGAGGCCCTGGTGCTGACCGGCGGGGTCTCGGCGCGCGACGGCCGCTGGCCCCTGTTCGGCCCGGTCGGCCCCGAGGATGTGCCGGAACTGGCCGGGATGAAGCGCGCCCTGGGGGCCTTCACTTTGCAGGCGACGTCGGTCCGCGTCGGGTCGGGCGCGGCCGGTCTGGCCATCGCCCTGACCGCGCCCGCCCGCCTTCTCCCGGCCAATGGAGGCGTTTTAACGCTTAATCCCGTCGCTCGGCCGGTCTTCGCGGCCGCCCCGGGCCAGAGGGGCGGCGGAGCCCTGACCCTGACGGCCACGCGCGGCCAGGGCCTGCCGGACGCGACCTTCGCGGTCCCGGACTGGCGGCTGACGGCCGGGGGCTTCCAGGCCACGCTGGACGGGCGGGCCGCGCTCGACTTCGGCCTGGCGCGCGGCCTGACGGTCCGCACCCGCGGCGTCCTGGCCACGAACGCCGGCCGACTGACCTACACCGCCCAGGGCTGCCTGCCCCTGACCCTGGCGCGGCTGGACCTGGAGGAAAACGACGTCATCGATGTCTCCGGCCGCCTGTGCCCCACCGCAGGACCGCTGGTGGTGTCGCAGGACGGCCGCTGGCGCGCGACGGGCCGGATCGAGGGGATCGCCGCCTCGGCGCCCTTCCTCGCCCTCGCGTTCGCCGAGGCAACCGGCAGCGTCGTCGCCACCGGCGCCGCCTCGGGGCTGGGGCTGGAGGCCACGATCGCCTCGGTGAGCATCGACGACACGACCCGTCCGCGCCGCTTCAACACCCTGACCGGATCCGGATCGGCGCGACTGGCCGACGAGCAGTGGGCCGGGAGTTTCGACCTGGCGCGCAGCGGCAACATCCTGGGACGGATGACCCTGGCCCACGACGGCCTGAGCGGCACGGGCGGTGTCGTCATCGACGCGCCGTCGCTGGTCTTCGCCGAGGGCGGCCTGCAGCCCGCCGACCTCAGCCCGCTGGTCCAGGACATCATCCGCCCGCCCGCCACCGGATCGGCCGCCTTCACCGGCCGGATCGACTGGCGCGAGGACCTGCCCGAGGGCTCGAGTTCGGGCCGCCTGGTCGTCCCAGGCCTGGATTTCGTCAGCCCGGCCGGGCCGGTGAAGGGGCTGAGCGGCACCATCGACTTCACCCGGCTGGACCCGCTGACCACCGCGCCCGGTCAGTCCCTGAAGATCGCGACCCTGGAGTCGATCGCCCCCCTGACCGACATGACTCTGGCCTTCCAGCTGGACGAGGCGGCCGTCGCGATCTCCGGCGGGCGCATCAATGCGGCGGGCGGCACCGTCAGCATCGAGCCGTTCTCGCTGCCGTTGGACGGACGCCCCTTCTCGGGCGTCATCGTGCTTGACCGGGTGCAGCTGGGCGACCTGATCGCCGGCTCAGGCTTCGGCGACAAGGTCAAGCTGGACGCCGTGGTCTCCGGCCGCCTGCCCTTCACCCGCGATCCCCAGACGGGCGTGCGGATCGTCGCCGGCAGTCTGTTCGCCGCCCAGCCCGGCCGGCTGTCGATCCAGCGCACCGCCCTGAGCGACCTGGAGGCGGGCGGCGGCGGCGCGGTGCCGCCCAATACGGTCGAGGACCTGGCCTATCAGGCGATGGAGAACCTGGCCTTTGACGTGCTGACCGCCGACGTGAACAGCCTGGACGAGGGCCGGGTCGGGGTCCTGTTCCGCATCCGGGGTCGCCACGATCCGCCCCAGCGGCAGGAGCTGCGCCTGACCCTGGCCGAGCTGATCAGCCGGGAGTTCCTGAACCGGCCCCTGCCCCTGCCGTCCAACACCGGCATCGACCTGACGCTGGACACGACGCTGAACCTGAACCAGCTTGTTTCCGACCTGCTGGCGATCAATCGGGCGCGATCGGGCGGGGACACCCCCTCGGACGCACCGAACGAAACCCAGCCTTGA